One Acidimicrobiia bacterium DNA segment encodes these proteins:
- the mrdA gene encoding penicillin-binding protein 2 produces the protein MNNAQPVRLSFMAITAVALFAALLSRLWYLQVMTAPEYQEQALGNRIRSVVVEGPRGRILDRNGVVLAGNRESVVVTVDQAGLKTADDTNAVLAKLATELRAGGTEITTDEIKSRIDKWQGDPFRPIVVASDVNPELYYTLAEHSFDMPGVGVEKRLVRTYPEGQLAAHVLGYIGEISQEELDDRVDAEKSYRLGDKIGKAGIEQQYEAQLRGTPGRIVFEVNSMNRIVAIVDRVEPESGDDVWLSIDADLQKITEVALEEEMSRSRSSSSPNGFPASTPAGAAVVEDATNGQVLAMASYPTFDPNELIGGISAERYEELTAKEFYRPLSNRAIREPYAPGSTFKIFSGYAAASTGLRAPGFTINDTGSYTLKPCDGDRCTFYNAGKAPHGAVDLRMALTVSSNVYFFGVGEGFARKTSTYGERAIQDVAASFGLGSRTGVALPLELGGILIDPEMKRQRHEDNPEAFPEGRWNIGDTVNLAIGQGDVGITPIQLANAYAAMGNGGTLFAPNIALRITSSQTGEELQSFGTREIRQLDLDEDVRQAITDGLVGATSHSLGTSAKVFAGFPHSAFPVAGKTGTAQVYGKASSSIYAAWAPAADPKFALSVFVEEGGYGATVAAPIARRILEPLAMREINGTSLNPEHKLEVPTGGGLD, from the coding sequence ATGAACAACGCACAACCGGTTCGTTTAAGTTTCATGGCCATCACCGCGGTGGCGTTGTTCGCGGCACTTCTATCACGGCTTTGGTATCTACAGGTGATGACGGCACCTGAATACCAGGAACAAGCGTTGGGTAATCGCATTAGAAGTGTGGTGGTGGAAGGCCCACGGGGTCGTATTCTTGATCGCAACGGGGTAGTGCTAGCGGGTAATCGCGAGTCGGTGGTGGTGACCGTTGATCAGGCCGGGCTGAAAACAGCTGATGATACAAACGCCGTCTTAGCGAAGCTGGCGACGGAACTGCGTGCTGGCGGCACGGAAATCACTACCGACGAAATCAAGAGCCGAATCGATAAGTGGCAAGGCGACCCGTTCCGGCCAATCGTGGTAGCCAGCGACGTGAACCCCGAGCTGTATTACACCTTGGCCGAACACAGCTTTGACATGCCAGGGGTAGGCGTTGAGAAACGACTTGTTCGCACTTATCCCGAAGGCCAACTTGCAGCCCATGTGCTTGGCTACATTGGCGAGATAAGCCAAGAAGAGCTGGATGATCGCGTCGACGCTGAGAAGTCGTATCGACTAGGCGACAAGATTGGCAAGGCTGGCATTGAGCAGCAGTATGAGGCGCAACTTCGTGGCACGCCGGGTCGGATCGTGTTCGAGGTGAACTCGATGAATCGAATTGTGGCCATTGTGGATCGGGTGGAACCTGAATCTGGCGATGATGTGTGGCTGTCCATCGATGCTGATCTACAAAAAATCACTGAGGTGGCCTTGGAAGAAGAGATGAGTCGTTCCCGTTCCTCATCTAGTCCAAACGGTTTCCCGGCAAGCACACCGGCTGGGGCGGCGGTGGTAGAAGACGCCACTAATGGCCAAGTACTTGCCATGGCTTCTTATCCAACCTTTGACCCCAACGAATTGATCGGTGGCATCAGCGCCGAACGTTATGAAGAGCTAACAGCCAAAGAGTTTTACCGTCCACTCAGCAACCGTGCCATCCGCGAGCCTTATGCCCCCGGTTCTACCTTCAAAATATTCTCGGGCTATGCCGCTGCCAGCACAGGGCTGCGCGCACCTGGGTTCACCATCAATGACACTGGTAGTTACACCCTTAAACCCTGCGACGGTGACCGCTGTACCTTCTACAATGCTGGTAAAGCTCCCCACGGGGCAGTTGATCTGCGGATGGCGTTGACGGTGTCTTCCAACGTGTACTTCTTTGGGGTGGGCGAAGGTTTCGCGCGAAAGACATCTACGTATGGTGAACGTGCCATCCAAGACGTGGCAGCTTCATTCGGGCTTGGTTCGCGCACTGGTGTGGCGTTGCCATTGGAACTTGGCGGCATTCTGATCGATCCTGAAATGAAACGACAGCGCCACGAAGATAATCCCGAAGCGTTCCCTGAAGGGCGTTGGAATATTGGTGACACCGTGAACCTGGCCATTGGGCAAGGCGATGTTGGTATCACTCCAATACAGCTAGCCAATGCCTATGCCGCCATGGGCAACGGCGGAACGTTGTTTGCCCCCAACATTGCGCTTCGTATCACCAGCTCTCAAACTGGCGAGGAGCTGCAAAGTTTCGGTACCCGTGAAATTCGCCAGCTTGATCTTGACGAAGACGTGCGACAAGCCATTACCGATGGGCTAGTGGGTGCCACTTCGCATTCATTAGGAACCTCAGCCAAAGTTTTCGCGGGTTTCCCTCACAGTGCTTTCCCAGTAGCCGGGAAAACCGGTACCGCGCAGGTTTACGGTAAGGCTTCGTCGTCGATTTACGCGGCGTGGGCCCCAGCAGCGGACCCAAAGTTTGCACTCAGTGTGTTCGTGGAAGAAGGCGGTTACGGTGCGACGGTCGCCGCTCCCATCGCACGGCGAATCTTGGAACCCTTGGCGATGCGTGAAATAAACGGTACCTCGCTCAACCCCGAGCACAAGCTTGAGGTCCCAACCGGGGGAGGCCTCGACTGA
- the mreD gene encoding rod shape-determining protein MreD, with protein sequence MDTLMYLIAPRARLALSVLLAAVLELGVTNSVTIWGATGSILVPYTIAVAIVGGPEHGAIVGFASGLIIDLYTTTPFGLTALVYTILGYVIGVGAASLVRSGGFGTLGIAVVGSLFAVWGFVLVGVLVGQDHLLHTPLLAISVAQIVFSVVLVPLGLPVARWALVESIGSFRSRG encoded by the coding sequence GTGGACACCTTGATGTATTTGATCGCTCCACGAGCACGCCTGGCGCTGTCAGTATTGTTGGCGGCCGTTCTGGAGCTCGGAGTGACCAATTCGGTCACAATCTGGGGTGCCACGGGTTCAATTCTGGTGCCGTACACTATCGCGGTAGCAATTGTGGGTGGGCCAGAACACGGTGCCATTGTGGGCTTTGCTTCCGGCTTGATAATCGATTTGTACACCACCACACCCTTTGGTTTAACAGCGTTGGTATACACGATTTTGGGTTACGTCATCGGCGTTGGAGCAGCCTCTCTAGTGCGCTCGGGTGGTTTCGGAACCCTTGGCATAGCCGTTGTTGGTTCTCTGTTCGCGGTTTGGGGTTTTGTGCTGGTTGGAGTTTTAGTAGGTCAAGATCACCTGCTTCACACCCCTTTGTTAGCCATTTCGGTGGCCCAAATCGTCTTTAGTGTGGTGCTTGTGCCACTTGGCCTGCCAGTGGCACGCTGGGCACTTGTAGAGTCGATAGGGTCGTTTCGCTCTCGCGGCTAA